The region TCCGCAGTTGACCGGCAATCAGCTGCTTGTGGCGGACACAAGCAATAACGGCACGATCTCTTCGTTCGATGCCGCACAGGTTGCCGGTTACTCGGTTAACAGCCCGCCGTTCGGCCAGGCCGGACAATGGAAATTCCTGCCTGTAAGCAGAACGTACGCCTCAGTGGCCAGCAGCATTGCCGGCGAGGATTACAGTGCACTGCTCATGGGCGAGGTTACAGGTAACTGGACGAACACAAATGCAAGGACTGCAAACGGCCCTGAGCGTGAGATCGCAGTTACCGTACCAAATCTTGCGACACCGGCGGATGACGAGGTGATAGTTCCCGTAACTGTACATGGAGCAATGAACAAAGGGATCATCTCGTATGAATTCGACCTAAGGTATGATCCGACTGTCATACAACCTCAGGCCGAACCGGTCGGTGTCGCAGGAACTGTAAGCGGAAGGCTGTCTTTTGCGGTGAACGCCAAAGAACCGGGCCTTCTCAGAGTCGCGGTTTACGGCCCAGTACCAATTGCTGAGAACGGAGTTCTGCTGAATCTCAGATTCACGGCGGTTGGAGCACCGGGTTCGGTATCACCGCTCACGTGGGAGAGGCTTGTATTTAACGAAGGCGATCCAGGCGTAACAGCTGCCGACGGACAGGTAGAATTGTCGGCAGCATCACCAAACAGTGCTGAGATAACGGGCCGTCTGCTAGATGCGATGGGACAGGGCATTCCGAATGCCCGCGTTATCTTGACAGACTCGACTGGTCAGCGTCGCTCTACGATCTCCAACGGTTTTGGAGTTTACAGGTTTGGCGGCTTGCAGGTCGGCCAAACCTATACAGTCAGCATTGAGTCAAGACATTACGCCTTTGATCCGCTGACCGTCAGCATCACCGGTCAAATGCTAAGCCTCGATTTGATCGCTGAGCAGTAAAAAATTATTCCTAATAACAAACAAGAAAGGCGACTCGGAAATTTCCAAGCCGCCTTTCTTAATATTAATAACTACGTTATTAAAACCGATACTGATAACGCAGCGTGATGCTCCTCCCTGAGCCATCAATTCCCCATCCTGGTGAACGATGCCCCTTGTCGCCAATATTTTCAAAGTCAGCGGTGATCTCGTGACTCTCACCAAATCGATATCCACCCCGTACATTAAATAACGCATAGCCCGGGATCGCACCAAAGAGAGGCACGGCGGTATTGTTATCCACCACCAGAACGCCATTGATGACTGTTCCGATTGGAAGCACTCGGTTCTGCACCTGAGCAAGGGTCTCACCGGTCGAGACCAAGATGCCGCCAGCCGAGCCACAGCCTGTTGTTCCCGGTGTCGTTATACCTCGAATGCAAGCTCCTCGTCGGAAATAGTTCAGGATCTGAGCCCTCGTTCGAGCACCGCCAGTGCGCCTGTCTGCTAAATCCAACGACGAAAGACGTGTTTGTCGGCCTGCTGTATTCGCATAGCCCTCGACCCAGTATCGTTTACCTGTCGGTTGATATCGCAGCCGCACAAAACCGAATTGAGGCGGTATTCCACCACCGCCAAGATTAGGGGGAACTCCGGTCGCCTTGTCCTCGGCAAAAACATGCGAATAGTTTCCCGCCGTCAACCACGAATCCGTAAATCGGTAAACAAATTCTGCCTCGGTGCCTTTTACCCGCGTGTTGCTGAAATTTGCCTGTACAAGTACCGGTGAAGTGGAAGCCGCTACGAACACGGCGCCGTTAGAATTTTGCGCGATTATAGTTTGACTGCCAAGTTGCGTGCCAACAGCTCCGGGAGGCAAAATGAGTGTCTGGCGAACGATCGTTTTACCCAAATCGATCAGGAAGCCGTTCAAGCTACCCTCAAATCTCCGGTTTCTATATCGGACGCTAAGATCGTAATTGTTGCTGATCTCTGAGCTTAAAGGCGAGACAGAAAAGCCCGAAGACACGGCCGTAGCATCGGCGGTGGTGCCTATCGTTGCACCGAGTCCTGCCACGCTGGAGGTAGAGACTTGAAAGCCGACGCCGACGAGTCCGAGTCCGCCCAAACTGGTGATATTCGGAGCTCGAAACCCACGCGAGTAATTAAAGGCGGCGTTCAACCCATCAGTGATAGTGACGGTTGCTCCGATCCTGCCTGAAAAATCCTCAAACCTCTCCGAGTCGTCCGGAAAGAGCGGGGCTCCGCCGACCATCGGAGCATCGGCCGCACGAGCCTTATATTGCCCGACGTTATAACGCAGTGCGCCGCTTAACCTCAATCGACCCTGCACCGCTTCAAACACATCCTGAACGTAAATGCCGCTTAGATCGTAGGTCGATCCGTTCGGAACCCGCGGCCTGACAAGCGTAACAGCTAGCGTTGCAGGGTCGGTGCTGAAGGACGGCGCCGTGACCCTGTCGTGATAATGATCGCCGCCGACGAGAAAATTGTTCCGCGCAAACTGCTTGTCCAGGAAAAAGCCGACACCCCAAACGGTTGTACGTTCTTTATCGTTTGTGATGGCCGCTAGAAAATTTCCCTGGCCGCCCTGATTTATCCTCTCTTCGCGTTGGCTGTTATAGGAAACTTTCGCCGAGAAGGTATCAAAGAAGCCGGCTCCAACCTTGACATAACGAAGGTAGCCAAAATCGAGCATCAAATTGCGAAGATCCGCGATCAGGTTGCCGTCGCCGCCAATCAATTGATCGTAACGCTTGCCGCCGTCTTGGTGACTTCGTTGATAGCGAAAACTCACATTCTGATCGTTCGCCATAGCAAAGTTCATCTGAAATGTGCCGCCGTATTGCGTGAACGCAGTATCGGGAAGTCGGTCGCTGCCGATGATGTCTGACGAGAGGCCGAAAAATCGCGTAATCGAAGAATGGCTCTCAATGCCGCCGCCCGGGCGCCAGGTGTTTACGCGGCGCCCCACAATATTGCCCAGCACACCGAATCTTTTCGTGCCATAACCGACCAGGGCATTACTGCCGAACGAAGTGTCTGCGCTGGTGAACGAGGTGTTTAGTTCACCGTTCCATTTGGGAGAGTCAAACCCATACTCAGGCTGTCGTGAGATTAACTGGACGTTGCCGCCGAGGCCGTCCGAGCCGAACTGTGCCGTATTGGGGCTACGTTGTACCTCGACGGAACCGAGAGATGACGGTTCATTGAGATTGAAAAACGTATTGATGCCGCCGCGTTGTGTCGAGTTCGTGTACCGGATGCCATCAACGTAAACACCTACCTCGGTCAACCCGCGGACCAAGATCGCTCCTATAGTGGGACTCGTCCGCTGCAGCGAAACTCCCACTTCTTCATCGGCGACCTGCGCAAGAACACTAGTCGTACGCTGCGCTATGCCGTCGGAAGTGATGAGGTTGAGCTGGATCGGTACATTAATTTTGTCCGCTGCAAGGCCGGTATCGGCTGTCACGGTCACCATTCCTGTTACTTGATTAACCTGAAGCTTCAGGTTGGCTTCAATGGGTCCGCTGCCCGTAACCTTCACCGAAACGTTCTGCGGACTAAAGTCCTTACGGGACGCAGTAAGAACATATGAGCCTTCGGCAACATTTTCAAAGCTGTATTTTCCCTGCTCATCGGTCTCGACCGCTGCCAACACTACTTGCTGGGCGTTGGCAAGCGTTACCGCTGCCCCCGGAACAACCAAGCCTGCCTCATCCGTTACCGTTCCGCTAATGCGATTTTGCCCCAAAGCCTGGGTGCCTGTGACCGCCATAAGGCAGACGCATAACGCGAAGTAATAAATGTAGTTCTTCATAATCGCACTTTCTTTAGATTATTGAGCGACGAGCAGCAAAAATATCTGGTCGTGAGATTATTACCAGGGTTCGCAGGTATTTGATGTGATCACTCGACTTGATAGGTAGCAACACTGGTTGGTGTTTCAAAACAACGAACTTTATAAACTTTCACACGTTCGTCCGCAACGCGCGTATTAAGGTATTCGAGAAAATATCGGGCTAGATTTTCAGCCGACGGGTTCAACTCTTCGTCAAATGGCGGCAGCTCATTGATATTGCGATGGTCGAGGTATTTTACGATCTCGTCCGCCGCCGTTTTCAAGTCACCAAAATCTATCAACAGCCCAATATTGTTCAACTCCTCGCCGCGAGCATAGATCTCGATCTTGTAATTGTGCCCATGCAGATTTTCGCACTTTCCCTTATACCCACGCAGTTGATGAGCCGATGAGAAATTGCGTTCGATCATTACTTCGTAGAATGATGGCATATGGTTTAAGGCGATAATATCGCATGCTCGGAATGTTATTGCAATACTGCTTCGACGTCATTGAGATCGCCCGTTATCTTCATCCTCGGCAAACTTTGGAGAAAATCCCGACCATAACCTTTGGAACGCAGTCTCGGATCCAGGATAGCGATAACACCACGGTCAGTCGTGCTTCGTATTAAACGGCCGACACCTTGTTTAAGCGAGATGATAGCTTGCGGAACGCTGTAATCACTGAACGAGCGGCCGCCGTTTTCGTCGATGAATTTACTTCGTGCCTGGACGATCGGGTCGGTTGGGACGGCGAAGGGAAGTTTATCGATTATGACGCATGAAAGTTGTTCGCCTCGCACATCGACGCCCTGCCAAAAACTTGATGTGGCGAAAAGCACAGCATTTGGCGTCGTGCGAAATTTGTCGATAATGCCGGTCTTCGACATCGAGCCCTGAAGAAAACACGGATAGCCGATGCGTGAAGAGACGAGTTCATACAGCGCAGCCATTGATTGATTGCTGGTACAGAGTACGAACGCATGCCCGCGCGTTACCTGTAATATCTTGATTATTTCATTCGCAGCGACCTGTAAGAATTCCGGTGAACGCGGATCGGGCATCGACTTTGGCAGATAAAGAACTGCCTGCTTTTCGTGATCGAAGGACGACGGGGCGACAAGCGAATTTGTCTTT is a window of Chloracidobacterium sp. DNA encoding:
- a CDS encoding TonB-dependent receptor, with the protein product MKNYIYYFALCVCLMAVTGTQALGQNRISGTVTDEAGLVVPGAAVTLANAQQVVLAAVETDEQGKYSFENVAEGSYVLTASRKDFSPQNVSVKVTGSGPIEANLKLQVNQVTGMVTVTADTGLAADKINVPIQLNLITSDGIAQRTTSVLAQVADEEVGVSLQRTSPTIGAILVRGLTEVGVYVDGIRYTNSTQRGGINTFFNLNEPSSLGSVEVQRSPNTAQFGSDGLGGNVQLISRQPEYGFDSPKWNGELNTSFTSADTSFGSNALVGYGTKRFGVLGNIVGRRVNTWRPGGGIESHSSITRFFGLSSDIIGSDRLPDTAFTQYGGTFQMNFAMANDQNVSFRYQRSHQDGGKRYDQLIGGDGNLIADLRNLMLDFGYLRYVKVGAGFFDTFSAKVSYNSQREERINQGGQGNFLAAITNDKERTTVWGVGFFLDKQFARNNFLVGGDHYHDRVTAPSFSTDPATLAVTLVRPRVPNGSTYDLSGIYVQDVFEAVQGRLRLSGALRYNVGQYKARAADAPMVGGAPLFPDDSERFEDFSGRIGATVTITDGLNAAFNYSRGFRAPNITSLGGLGLVGVGFQVSTSSVAGLGATIGTTADATAVSSGFSVSPLSSEISNNYDLSVRYRNRRFEGSLNGFLIDLGKTIVRQTLILPPGAVGTQLGSQTIIAQNSNGAVFVAASTSPVLVQANFSNTRVKGTEAEFVYRFTDSWLTAGNYSHVFAEDKATGVPPNLGGGGIPPQFGFVRLRYQPTGKRYWVEGYANTAGRQTRLSSLDLADRRTGGARTRAQILNYFRRGACIRGITTPGTTGCGSAGGILVSTGETLAQVQNRVLPIGTVINGVLVVDNNTAVPLFGAIPGYALFNVRGGYRFGESHEITADFENIGDKGHRSPGWGIDGSGRSITLRYQYRF
- the queD gene encoding 6-carboxytetrahydropterin synthase QueD; the encoded protein is MPSFYEVMIERNFSSAHQLRGYKGKCENLHGHNYKIEIYARGEELNNIGLLIDFGDLKTAADEIVKYLDHRNINELPPFDEELNPSAENLARYFLEYLNTRVADERVKVYKVRCFETPTSVATYQVE